In Girardinichthys multiradiatus isolate DD_20200921_A chromosome 18, DD_fGirMul_XY1, whole genome shotgun sequence, a single window of DNA contains:
- the picalmb gene encoding phosphatidylinositol binding clathrin assembly protein b isoform X7, whose translation MSGQSITDRITAAQHSVTGSAVSKTVCKATTHEIMGPKKKHLDYLIHCTNEMNVNIPQLADSLFERTTNTSWVVVFKSLITTHHLMVYGNERFIQYLASRNTLFNLSNFLDKSGLQGYDMSTFIRRYSRYLNEKAVSYRQVAFDFTKVKRGVDGVMRTMNTEKLLKTIPIIQNQMDALLDFNVNANELTNGVINAAFMLLFKDSIRLFAAYNEGIINLLEKYFDMKKTQCKEGLDIYKKFLTRMTRISEFLKVAEQVGIDRGDIPDLSQFTVCAPSSLLEALEQHLASLEGKKVKDSTAASRASTLSNAVSSLASTGMSFTKVDEREKQAALEEEQARLKALKEQRLKELSKRPSFSTTDTSPISTTGGTISTAPTIDLFSTPSCSNGAVKMESDLFDLQPTFQPSMQSASTGLPVATAWADPFTSTEAGDDSMPNLNPFLSKLVVDASHLPVVSSDGVSFSSRTSAHEMFGDRYNPFTDTNSSVSTNYKRTVRIEHSISGYSTPQAPPQPPAGGLQVDFESVFGNQATGTSSLNSDDLTGGILKPTLAGSNQLSNQQPEKLVSDDLDSSLANLVGNLGIGNGTMKNDIHWSQPGEKRMTGGTNWQPKAAPTTTWNPVSMPPSVMAFPATTPTSMMGYSMPPQMGSMGMMNPPTMMYNQPVMRPPNPFGSVSSAQPSAASSPSSQSPLRAPGQDPFAHLSLKDFL comes from the exons ATGTCGGGACAGAGCATTACGGACAGGATAACGGCAGCCCAGCACAGTGTAACGGGATCCGCGGTGTCGAAAACAGTATGCAAGGCCACCACGCACGAAATTATGGGCCCAAAGAAGAAACATTTGGATT ATTTGATCCACTGCACCAATGAGATGAACGTGAACATTCCCCAACTGGCCGACTCTTTATTCGAGAGGACCACCAACACCAGCTGGGTGGTTGTGTTCAAGTCGCTCATCACCACACACCACCTCATGGTTTATGGCAATGAG CGTTTTATCCAGTACCTGGCTTCAAGGAATACACTTTTCAACCTCAGCAATTTTTTGGACAAAAGTGGACTACAAG GTTATGACATGTCTACATTCATCAGGAGGTATAGTCGGTACCTGAATGAGAAAGCGGTGTCCTACAGACAAGTTGCCTTTGACTTCACAAAAGTTAAACGGGG TGTCGACGGCGTAATGAGGACCATGAATACAGAGAAGCTGCTCAAGACTATACCCATTATTCAGAACCAGATGGACGCCCTACTCGATTTTAAT GTCAATGCCAACGAGCTGACTAATGGAGTCATCAATGCAGCCTTCATGCTCCTCTTCAAAGACTCCATCAGGCTCTTTGCTGCTTATAACGAAGGCATCATCAACCTGCTCG AGAAATACTTTGACATGAAGAAGACTCAGTGTAAAGAAGGCTTGGACATTTATAAAAAGTTCCTTACTCGCATGACCCGGATATCAGAGTTTCTCAAAGTAGCCGAG cagGTGGGAATTGACCGAGGCGACATCCCGGACCTATCACAG TTCACAGTTTGT GCTCCCAGCAGCCTCCTCGAAGCTCTGGAGCAGCATTTGGCCTCCCTAGAAGGGAAGAAAGTGAAAGACTCCACTGCAGCCAGCAG GGCCAGTACTCTATCAAACGCAGTGTCATCGCTGGCCAGCACAGGGATGTCTTTCACTAAGGTGGATGAGCGGGAGAAGCAGGCTGCTCTCGAGGAGGAACAGGCCCGACTCAAAGCTCTCAAG GAACAAAGGCTTAAAGAGCTCTCAAAGAGGCCATCCTTTTCCACCACCGATACATCGCCAATCTCCACCACCGGGGGCACCATCAGCACAGCACCAACCATTGACCTCTTCTCCACACCCAGCTGCTCAAACGG tGCGGTCAAGATGGAGAGTGACCTTTTTGACCTGCAGCCGACCTTCCAGCCCTCCATGCAGTCAGCCTCTACAGGGCTTCCGGTGGCCACAGCATGGGCag ATCCTTTCACCTCTACTGAAGCTGGAGATGACTCCATGCCAAACCTTAACCCTTTCCTGTCAAAACTCGTTGTTGATGCCTCTCACTTACCTGTCGTGTCTTCAGACGGTGTTAGCTTTTCCTCTAGGACATCTGCTCATGAAATGTTTGGTG ATCGTTACAATCCCTTTACTGACACAAACTCATCAGTTTCAACCAATTACAAACGCACAGTGCGGATAGAACACTCCATCTCAG GATACTCAACGCCTCAGGCCCCTCCACAACCACCAGCAGGGGGACTACAGGTGGACTTTGAGTCCGTTTTTGGAAACCAAGCCACCGGCACCAGTAGCCTCAACTCTGACG ATCTTACCGGAGGCATCCTGAAACCAACCCTTGCTGGCTCCAACCAGCTGTCCAATCAGCAGCCCGAGAAGCTGGTGTCAGACGACCTTGACTCTTCGCTGGCCAACCTTGTCGGCA ACCTGGGCATTGGAAATGGCACGATGAAGAA TGACATCCACTGGAGCCAGCCGGGGGAGAAGAGGATGACCGGCGGCACCAACTGGCAACCGAAAGCGGCACCAACCACGACCTGGAATCCCGTCTCCATG CCACCATCAGTCATGGCCTTCCCTGCCACCACACCCACAAGCATGATGGGATACAGCATG CCTCCACAAATGGGCTCGATGGGGATGATGAATCCACCCACCATGATGTACAACCAACCCGTCATGAGGCCACCCAACCCCTTTGGCTCCGTGTCGAGCGCTCAG CCCTCTGCAGCCTCTAGTCCTTCCAGCCAGAGTCCTCTCCGAGCCCCTGGACAGGACCCGTTTGCACACCTCTCTCTCAAGGATTTCTTGTAG
- the picalmb gene encoding phosphatidylinositol binding clathrin assembly protein b isoform X6, whose amino-acid sequence MSGQSITDRITAAQHSVTGSAVSKTVCKATTHEIMGPKKKHLDYLIHCTNEMNVNIPQLADSLFERTTNTSWVVVFKSLITTHHLMVYGNERFIQYLASRNTLFNLSNFLDKSGLQGYDMSTFIRRYSRYLNEKAVSYRQVAFDFTKVKRGVDGVMRTMNTEKLLKTIPIIQNQMDALLDFNVNANELTNGVINAAFMLLFKDSIRLFAAYNEGIINLLEKYFDMKKTQCKEGLDIYKKFLTRMTRISEFLKVAEQVGIDRGDIPDLSQFTVCAPSSLLEALEQHLASLEGKKVKDSTAASRASTLSNAVSSLASTGMSFTKVDEREKQAALEEEQARLKALKEQRLKELSKRPSFSTTDTSPISTTGGTISTAPTIDLFSTPSCSNGAVKMESDLFDLQPTFQPSMQSASTGLPVATAWADPFTSTEAGDDSMPNLNPFLSKLVVDASHLPVVSSDGVSFSSRTSAHEMFDSFCGPVSVAQHLPHQAPFPTEPSTVAGLFRGYSTPQAPPQPPAGGLQVDFESVFGNQATGTSSLNSDDLTGGILKPTLAGSNQLSNQQPEKLVSDDLDSSLANLVGNLGIGNGTMKNDIHWSQPGEKRMTGGTNWQPKAAPTTTWNPVSMPPSVMAFPATTPTSMMGYSMPPQMGSMGMMNPPTMMYNQPVMRPPNPFGSVSSAQPSAASSPSSQSPLRAPGQDPFAHLSLKDFL is encoded by the exons ATGTCGGGACAGAGCATTACGGACAGGATAACGGCAGCCCAGCACAGTGTAACGGGATCCGCGGTGTCGAAAACAGTATGCAAGGCCACCACGCACGAAATTATGGGCCCAAAGAAGAAACATTTGGATT ATTTGATCCACTGCACCAATGAGATGAACGTGAACATTCCCCAACTGGCCGACTCTTTATTCGAGAGGACCACCAACACCAGCTGGGTGGTTGTGTTCAAGTCGCTCATCACCACACACCACCTCATGGTTTATGGCAATGAG CGTTTTATCCAGTACCTGGCTTCAAGGAATACACTTTTCAACCTCAGCAATTTTTTGGACAAAAGTGGACTACAAG GTTATGACATGTCTACATTCATCAGGAGGTATAGTCGGTACCTGAATGAGAAAGCGGTGTCCTACAGACAAGTTGCCTTTGACTTCACAAAAGTTAAACGGGG TGTCGACGGCGTAATGAGGACCATGAATACAGAGAAGCTGCTCAAGACTATACCCATTATTCAGAACCAGATGGACGCCCTACTCGATTTTAAT GTCAATGCCAACGAGCTGACTAATGGAGTCATCAATGCAGCCTTCATGCTCCTCTTCAAAGACTCCATCAGGCTCTTTGCTGCTTATAACGAAGGCATCATCAACCTGCTCG AGAAATACTTTGACATGAAGAAGACTCAGTGTAAAGAAGGCTTGGACATTTATAAAAAGTTCCTTACTCGCATGACCCGGATATCAGAGTTTCTCAAAGTAGCCGAG cagGTGGGAATTGACCGAGGCGACATCCCGGACCTATCACAG TTCACAGTTTGT GCTCCCAGCAGCCTCCTCGAAGCTCTGGAGCAGCATTTGGCCTCCCTAGAAGGGAAGAAAGTGAAAGACTCCACTGCAGCCAGCAG GGCCAGTACTCTATCAAACGCAGTGTCATCGCTGGCCAGCACAGGGATGTCTTTCACTAAGGTGGATGAGCGGGAGAAGCAGGCTGCTCTCGAGGAGGAACAGGCCCGACTCAAAGCTCTCAAG GAACAAAGGCTTAAAGAGCTCTCAAAGAGGCCATCCTTTTCCACCACCGATACATCGCCAATCTCCACCACCGGGGGCACCATCAGCACAGCACCAACCATTGACCTCTTCTCCACACCCAGCTGCTCAAACGG tGCGGTCAAGATGGAGAGTGACCTTTTTGACCTGCAGCCGACCTTCCAGCCCTCCATGCAGTCAGCCTCTACAGGGCTTCCGGTGGCCACAGCATGGGCag ATCCTTTCACCTCTACTGAAGCTGGAGATGACTCCATGCCAAACCTTAACCCTTTCCTGTCAAAACTCGTTGTTGATGCCTCTCACTTACCTGTCGTGTCTTCAGACGGTGTTAGCTTTTCCTCTAGGACATCTGCTCATGAAATGTTTG ACTCCTTCTGTGGTCCAGTGTCCGTTGCTCAGCACCTTCCACATCAGGCTCCCTTCCCCACTGAGCCCTCTACTGTAGCAGGTCTATTCAGAG GATACTCAACGCCTCAGGCCCCTCCACAACCACCAGCAGGGGGACTACAGGTGGACTTTGAGTCCGTTTTTGGAAACCAAGCCACCGGCACCAGTAGCCTCAACTCTGACG ATCTTACCGGAGGCATCCTGAAACCAACCCTTGCTGGCTCCAACCAGCTGTCCAATCAGCAGCCCGAGAAGCTGGTGTCAGACGACCTTGACTCTTCGCTGGCCAACCTTGTCGGCA ACCTGGGCATTGGAAATGGCACGATGAAGAA TGACATCCACTGGAGCCAGCCGGGGGAGAAGAGGATGACCGGCGGCACCAACTGGCAACCGAAAGCGGCACCAACCACGACCTGGAATCCCGTCTCCATG CCACCATCAGTCATGGCCTTCCCTGCCACCACACCCACAAGCATGATGGGATACAGCATG CCTCCACAAATGGGCTCGATGGGGATGATGAATCCACCCACCATGATGTACAACCAACCCGTCATGAGGCCACCCAACCCCTTTGGCTCCGTGTCGAGCGCTCAG CCCTCTGCAGCCTCTAGTCCTTCCAGCCAGAGTCCTCTCCGAGCCCCTGGACAGGACCCGTTTGCACACCTCTCTCTCAAGGATTTCTTGTAG
- the picalmb gene encoding phosphatidylinositol binding clathrin assembly protein b isoform X8: MSGQSITDRITAAQHSVTGSAVSKTVCKATTHEIMGPKKKHLDYLIHCTNEMNVNIPQLADSLFERTTNTSWVVVFKSLITTHHLMVYGNERFIQYLASRNTLFNLSNFLDKSGLQGYDMSTFIRRYSRYLNEKAVSYRQVAFDFTKVKRGVDGVMRTMNTEKLLKTIPIIQNQMDALLDFNVNANELTNGVINAAFMLLFKDSIRLFAAYNEGIINLLEKYFDMKKTQCKEGLDIYKKFLTRMTRISEFLKVAEQVGIDRGDIPDLSQFTVCAPSSLLEALEQHLASLEGKKVKDSTAASRASTLSNAVSSLASTGMSFTKVDEREKQAALEEEQARLKALKEQRLKELSKRPSFSTTDTSPISTTGGTISTAPTIDLFSTPSCSNGAVKMESDLFDLQPTFQPSMQSASTGLPVATAWADPFTSTEAGDDSMPNLNPFLSKLVVDASHLPVVSSDGVSFSSRTSAHEMFDRYNPFTDTNSSVSTNYKRTVRIEHSISGYSTPQAPPQPPAGGLQVDFESVFGNQATGTSSLNSDDLTGGILKPTLAGSNQLSNQQPEKLVSDDLDSSLANLVGNLGIGNGTMKNDIHWSQPGEKRMTGGTNWQPKAAPTTTWNPVSMPPSVMAFPATTPTSMMGYSMPPQMGSMGMMNPPTMMYNQPVMRPPNPFGSVSSAQPSAASSPSSQSPLRAPGQDPFAHLSLKDFL; this comes from the exons ATGTCGGGACAGAGCATTACGGACAGGATAACGGCAGCCCAGCACAGTGTAACGGGATCCGCGGTGTCGAAAACAGTATGCAAGGCCACCACGCACGAAATTATGGGCCCAAAGAAGAAACATTTGGATT ATTTGATCCACTGCACCAATGAGATGAACGTGAACATTCCCCAACTGGCCGACTCTTTATTCGAGAGGACCACCAACACCAGCTGGGTGGTTGTGTTCAAGTCGCTCATCACCACACACCACCTCATGGTTTATGGCAATGAG CGTTTTATCCAGTACCTGGCTTCAAGGAATACACTTTTCAACCTCAGCAATTTTTTGGACAAAAGTGGACTACAAG GTTATGACATGTCTACATTCATCAGGAGGTATAGTCGGTACCTGAATGAGAAAGCGGTGTCCTACAGACAAGTTGCCTTTGACTTCACAAAAGTTAAACGGGG TGTCGACGGCGTAATGAGGACCATGAATACAGAGAAGCTGCTCAAGACTATACCCATTATTCAGAACCAGATGGACGCCCTACTCGATTTTAAT GTCAATGCCAACGAGCTGACTAATGGAGTCATCAATGCAGCCTTCATGCTCCTCTTCAAAGACTCCATCAGGCTCTTTGCTGCTTATAACGAAGGCATCATCAACCTGCTCG AGAAATACTTTGACATGAAGAAGACTCAGTGTAAAGAAGGCTTGGACATTTATAAAAAGTTCCTTACTCGCATGACCCGGATATCAGAGTTTCTCAAAGTAGCCGAG cagGTGGGAATTGACCGAGGCGACATCCCGGACCTATCACAG TTCACAGTTTGT GCTCCCAGCAGCCTCCTCGAAGCTCTGGAGCAGCATTTGGCCTCCCTAGAAGGGAAGAAAGTGAAAGACTCCACTGCAGCCAGCAG GGCCAGTACTCTATCAAACGCAGTGTCATCGCTGGCCAGCACAGGGATGTCTTTCACTAAGGTGGATGAGCGGGAGAAGCAGGCTGCTCTCGAGGAGGAACAGGCCCGACTCAAAGCTCTCAAG GAACAAAGGCTTAAAGAGCTCTCAAAGAGGCCATCCTTTTCCACCACCGATACATCGCCAATCTCCACCACCGGGGGCACCATCAGCACAGCACCAACCATTGACCTCTTCTCCACACCCAGCTGCTCAAACGG tGCGGTCAAGATGGAGAGTGACCTTTTTGACCTGCAGCCGACCTTCCAGCCCTCCATGCAGTCAGCCTCTACAGGGCTTCCGGTGGCCACAGCATGGGCag ATCCTTTCACCTCTACTGAAGCTGGAGATGACTCCATGCCAAACCTTAACCCTTTCCTGTCAAAACTCGTTGTTGATGCCTCTCACTTACCTGTCGTGTCTTCAGACGGTGTTAGCTTTTCCTCTAGGACATCTGCTCATGAAATGTTTG ATCGTTACAATCCCTTTACTGACACAAACTCATCAGTTTCAACCAATTACAAACGCACAGTGCGGATAGAACACTCCATCTCAG GATACTCAACGCCTCAGGCCCCTCCACAACCACCAGCAGGGGGACTACAGGTGGACTTTGAGTCCGTTTTTGGAAACCAAGCCACCGGCACCAGTAGCCTCAACTCTGACG ATCTTACCGGAGGCATCCTGAAACCAACCCTTGCTGGCTCCAACCAGCTGTCCAATCAGCAGCCCGAGAAGCTGGTGTCAGACGACCTTGACTCTTCGCTGGCCAACCTTGTCGGCA ACCTGGGCATTGGAAATGGCACGATGAAGAA TGACATCCACTGGAGCCAGCCGGGGGAGAAGAGGATGACCGGCGGCACCAACTGGCAACCGAAAGCGGCACCAACCACGACCTGGAATCCCGTCTCCATG CCACCATCAGTCATGGCCTTCCCTGCCACCACACCCACAAGCATGATGGGATACAGCATG CCTCCACAAATGGGCTCGATGGGGATGATGAATCCACCCACCATGATGTACAACCAACCCGTCATGAGGCCACCCAACCCCTTTGGCTCCGTGTCGAGCGCTCAG CCCTCTGCAGCCTCTAGTCCTTCCAGCCAGAGTCCTCTCCGAGCCCCTGGACAGGACCCGTTTGCACACCTCTCTCTCAAGGATTTCTTGTAG
- the picalmb gene encoding phosphatidylinositol binding clathrin assembly protein b isoform X2 has protein sequence MSGQSITDRITAAQHSVTGSAVSKTVCKATTHEIMGPKKKHLDYLIHCTNEMNVNIPQLADSLFERTTNTSWVVVFKSLITTHHLMVYGNERFIQYLASRNTLFNLSNFLDKSGLQGYDMSTFIRRYSRYLNEKAVSYRQVAFDFTKVKRGVDGVMRTMNTEKLLKTIPIIQNQMDALLDFNVNANELTNGVINAAFMLLFKDSIRLFAAYNEGIINLLEKYFDMKKTQCKEGLDIYKKFLTRMTRISEFLKVAEQVGIDRGDIPDLSQFTVCAPSSLLEALEQHLASLEGKKVKDSTAASRASTLSNAVSSLASTGMSFTKVDEREKQAALEEEQARLKALKEQRLKELSKRPSFSTTDTSPISTTGGTISTAPTIDLFSTPSCSNGAVKMESDLFDLQPTFQPSMQSASTGLPVATAWADPFTSTEAGDDSMPNLNPFLSKLVVDASHLPVVSSDGVSFSSRTSAHEMFDRYNPFTDTNSSVSTNYKRTVRIEHSISDSFCGPVSVAQHLPHQAPFPTEPSTVAGLFRGYSTPQAPPQPPAGGLQVDFESVFGNQATGTSSLNSDDLTGGILKPTLAGSNQLSNQQPEKLVSDDLDSSLANLVGNLGIGNGTMKNDIHWSQPGEKRMTGGTNWQPKAAPTTTWNPVSMPPSVMAFPATTPTSMMGYSMPPQMGSMGMMNPPTMMYNQPVMRPPNPFGSVSSAQPSAASSPSSQSPLRAPGQDPFAHLSLKDFL, from the exons ATGTCGGGACAGAGCATTACGGACAGGATAACGGCAGCCCAGCACAGTGTAACGGGATCCGCGGTGTCGAAAACAGTATGCAAGGCCACCACGCACGAAATTATGGGCCCAAAGAAGAAACATTTGGATT ATTTGATCCACTGCACCAATGAGATGAACGTGAACATTCCCCAACTGGCCGACTCTTTATTCGAGAGGACCACCAACACCAGCTGGGTGGTTGTGTTCAAGTCGCTCATCACCACACACCACCTCATGGTTTATGGCAATGAG CGTTTTATCCAGTACCTGGCTTCAAGGAATACACTTTTCAACCTCAGCAATTTTTTGGACAAAAGTGGACTACAAG GTTATGACATGTCTACATTCATCAGGAGGTATAGTCGGTACCTGAATGAGAAAGCGGTGTCCTACAGACAAGTTGCCTTTGACTTCACAAAAGTTAAACGGGG TGTCGACGGCGTAATGAGGACCATGAATACAGAGAAGCTGCTCAAGACTATACCCATTATTCAGAACCAGATGGACGCCCTACTCGATTTTAAT GTCAATGCCAACGAGCTGACTAATGGAGTCATCAATGCAGCCTTCATGCTCCTCTTCAAAGACTCCATCAGGCTCTTTGCTGCTTATAACGAAGGCATCATCAACCTGCTCG AGAAATACTTTGACATGAAGAAGACTCAGTGTAAAGAAGGCTTGGACATTTATAAAAAGTTCCTTACTCGCATGACCCGGATATCAGAGTTTCTCAAAGTAGCCGAG cagGTGGGAATTGACCGAGGCGACATCCCGGACCTATCACAG TTCACAGTTTGT GCTCCCAGCAGCCTCCTCGAAGCTCTGGAGCAGCATTTGGCCTCCCTAGAAGGGAAGAAAGTGAAAGACTCCACTGCAGCCAGCAG GGCCAGTACTCTATCAAACGCAGTGTCATCGCTGGCCAGCACAGGGATGTCTTTCACTAAGGTGGATGAGCGGGAGAAGCAGGCTGCTCTCGAGGAGGAACAGGCCCGACTCAAAGCTCTCAAG GAACAAAGGCTTAAAGAGCTCTCAAAGAGGCCATCCTTTTCCACCACCGATACATCGCCAATCTCCACCACCGGGGGCACCATCAGCACAGCACCAACCATTGACCTCTTCTCCACACCCAGCTGCTCAAACGG tGCGGTCAAGATGGAGAGTGACCTTTTTGACCTGCAGCCGACCTTCCAGCCCTCCATGCAGTCAGCCTCTACAGGGCTTCCGGTGGCCACAGCATGGGCag ATCCTTTCACCTCTACTGAAGCTGGAGATGACTCCATGCCAAACCTTAACCCTTTCCTGTCAAAACTCGTTGTTGATGCCTCTCACTTACCTGTCGTGTCTTCAGACGGTGTTAGCTTTTCCTCTAGGACATCTGCTCATGAAATGTTTG ATCGTTACAATCCCTTTACTGACACAAACTCATCAGTTTCAACCAATTACAAACGCACAGTGCGGATAGAACACTCCATCTCAG ACTCCTTCTGTGGTCCAGTGTCCGTTGCTCAGCACCTTCCACATCAGGCTCCCTTCCCCACTGAGCCCTCTACTGTAGCAGGTCTATTCAGAG GATACTCAACGCCTCAGGCCCCTCCACAACCACCAGCAGGGGGACTACAGGTGGACTTTGAGTCCGTTTTTGGAAACCAAGCCACCGGCACCAGTAGCCTCAACTCTGACG ATCTTACCGGAGGCATCCTGAAACCAACCCTTGCTGGCTCCAACCAGCTGTCCAATCAGCAGCCCGAGAAGCTGGTGTCAGACGACCTTGACTCTTCGCTGGCCAACCTTGTCGGCA ACCTGGGCATTGGAAATGGCACGATGAAGAA TGACATCCACTGGAGCCAGCCGGGGGAGAAGAGGATGACCGGCGGCACCAACTGGCAACCGAAAGCGGCACCAACCACGACCTGGAATCCCGTCTCCATG CCACCATCAGTCATGGCCTTCCCTGCCACCACACCCACAAGCATGATGGGATACAGCATG CCTCCACAAATGGGCTCGATGGGGATGATGAATCCACCCACCATGATGTACAACCAACCCGTCATGAGGCCACCCAACCCCTTTGGCTCCGTGTCGAGCGCTCAG CCCTCTGCAGCCTCTAGTCCTTCCAGCCAGAGTCCTCTCCGAGCCCCTGGACAGGACCCGTTTGCACACCTCTCTCTCAAGGATTTCTTGTAG
- the picalmb gene encoding phosphatidylinositol binding clathrin assembly protein b isoform X13 — MSGQSITDRITAAQHSVTGSAVSKTVCKATTHEIMGPKKKHLDYLIHCTNEMNVNIPQLADSLFERTTNTSWVVVFKSLITTHHLMVYGNERFIQYLASRNTLFNLSNFLDKSGLQGYDMSTFIRRYSRYLNEKAVSYRQVAFDFTKVKRGVDGVMRTMNTEKLLKTIPIIQNQMDALLDFNVNANELTNGVINAAFMLLFKDSIRLFAAYNEGIINLLEKYFDMKKTQCKEGLDIYKKFLTRMTRISEFLKVAEQVGIDRGDIPDLSQAPSSLLEALEQHLASLEGKKVKDSTAASRASTLSNAVSSLASTGMSFTKVDEREKQAALEEEQARLKALKEQRLKELSKRPSFSTTDTSPISTTGGTISTAPTIDLFSTPSCSNGAVKMESDLFDLQPTFQPSMQSASTGLPVATAWAGYSTPQAPPQPPAGGLQVDFESVFGNQATGTSSLNSDDLTGGILKPTLAGSNQLSNQQPEKLVSDDLDSSLANLVGNLGIGNGTMKNDIHWSQPGEKRMTGGTNWQPKAAPTTTWNPVSMPPSVMAFPATTPTSMMGYSMPPQMGSMGMMNPPTMMYNQPVMRPPNPFGSVSSAQPSAASSPSSQSPLRAPGQDPFAHLSLKDFL, encoded by the exons ATGTCGGGACAGAGCATTACGGACAGGATAACGGCAGCCCAGCACAGTGTAACGGGATCCGCGGTGTCGAAAACAGTATGCAAGGCCACCACGCACGAAATTATGGGCCCAAAGAAGAAACATTTGGATT ATTTGATCCACTGCACCAATGAGATGAACGTGAACATTCCCCAACTGGCCGACTCTTTATTCGAGAGGACCACCAACACCAGCTGGGTGGTTGTGTTCAAGTCGCTCATCACCACACACCACCTCATGGTTTATGGCAATGAG CGTTTTATCCAGTACCTGGCTTCAAGGAATACACTTTTCAACCTCAGCAATTTTTTGGACAAAAGTGGACTACAAG GTTATGACATGTCTACATTCATCAGGAGGTATAGTCGGTACCTGAATGAGAAAGCGGTGTCCTACAGACAAGTTGCCTTTGACTTCACAAAAGTTAAACGGGG TGTCGACGGCGTAATGAGGACCATGAATACAGAGAAGCTGCTCAAGACTATACCCATTATTCAGAACCAGATGGACGCCCTACTCGATTTTAAT GTCAATGCCAACGAGCTGACTAATGGAGTCATCAATGCAGCCTTCATGCTCCTCTTCAAAGACTCCATCAGGCTCTTTGCTGCTTATAACGAAGGCATCATCAACCTGCTCG AGAAATACTTTGACATGAAGAAGACTCAGTGTAAAGAAGGCTTGGACATTTATAAAAAGTTCCTTACTCGCATGACCCGGATATCAGAGTTTCTCAAAGTAGCCGAG cagGTGGGAATTGACCGAGGCGACATCCCGGACCTATCACAG GCTCCCAGCAGCCTCCTCGAAGCTCTGGAGCAGCATTTGGCCTCCCTAGAAGGGAAGAAAGTGAAAGACTCCACTGCAGCCAGCAG GGCCAGTACTCTATCAAACGCAGTGTCATCGCTGGCCAGCACAGGGATGTCTTTCACTAAGGTGGATGAGCGGGAGAAGCAGGCTGCTCTCGAGGAGGAACAGGCCCGACTCAAAGCTCTCAAG GAACAAAGGCTTAAAGAGCTCTCAAAGAGGCCATCCTTTTCCACCACCGATACATCGCCAATCTCCACCACCGGGGGCACCATCAGCACAGCACCAACCATTGACCTCTTCTCCACACCCAGCTGCTCAAACGG tGCGGTCAAGATGGAGAGTGACCTTTTTGACCTGCAGCCGACCTTCCAGCCCTCCATGCAGTCAGCCTCTACAGGGCTTCCGGTGGCCACAGCATGGGCag GATACTCAACGCCTCAGGCCCCTCCACAACCACCAGCAGGGGGACTACAGGTGGACTTTGAGTCCGTTTTTGGAAACCAAGCCACCGGCACCAGTAGCCTCAACTCTGACG ATCTTACCGGAGGCATCCTGAAACCAACCCTTGCTGGCTCCAACCAGCTGTCCAATCAGCAGCCCGAGAAGCTGGTGTCAGACGACCTTGACTCTTCGCTGGCCAACCTTGTCGGCA ACCTGGGCATTGGAAATGGCACGATGAAGAA TGACATCCACTGGAGCCAGCCGGGGGAGAAGAGGATGACCGGCGGCACCAACTGGCAACCGAAAGCGGCACCAACCACGACCTGGAATCCCGTCTCCATG CCACCATCAGTCATGGCCTTCCCTGCCACCACACCCACAAGCATGATGGGATACAGCATG CCTCCACAAATGGGCTCGATGGGGATGATGAATCCACCCACCATGATGTACAACCAACCCGTCATGAGGCCACCCAACCCCTTTGGCTCCGTGTCGAGCGCTCAG CCCTCTGCAGCCTCTAGTCCTTCCAGCCAGAGTCCTCTCCGAGCCCCTGGACAGGACCCGTTTGCACACCTCTCTCTCAAGGATTTCTTGTAG